The following is a genomic window from Paralichthys olivaceus isolate ysfri-2021 chromosome 3, ASM2471397v2, whole genome shotgun sequence.
TAAATCTGCAAAAACTCACCTGCTTACTCAGGTCTTTTATGTTCTCTTCACAGTTCTAAAGCTTGCAACGTGGCTGTCAAAATCTTGAATCCAGTCCTGGGCAGACTGAGCTTGCGTTTCAGTAAAGCTATATATGCAGACATCTATAGCAGTAAGGCCTGTTTTACAAGTTACCTCATGTTTTATCTGAACTTTTGTCATATaactttatttcatctaaaCCAAACAACCATGAGTTTGACCCATGTTTACCCCACACtcagatatgtttttttaactAACCCTCTTTCCTTTATATCTCATCAATGTCCTTTTggcttttttaattacttttagtATCATTTGAAGTTATTGgattagttttgtttgtttacatatatatatatatatatatatatatatatatatatatgttttgtctgtttgtgcatCTGTCTCACATTGTTTTTGCCGTTCTTAAAATGAGCTTGTTAACCTCTCTGTCAGGCCCTTTGATGCTCGGTGCCGCTGCCAGTGCTTTCTACATCAATGATGCTGCAACTATTCTGCCCAGATCTGTTGTGGCTAAGACCAGTGCTTTCcttgctggagctgctgctgatgttgtggAGGTAGGAGGAAATGGAAACCAAGCTCGAGACATTACCAAGATGTTCTGTTTAGAAAGGTTGTTTGAACATGTAGATTTTTTCCTAGATTGGAGTGAGAACTGAGGGACTCCAGGAGGCTCTTCTGAAAAACCCTGCAGTTGTTGACAGTGCTGACAGGATCACTAAGATGAAGCGTATCATTAAGGCTGTAAGCAATTAAACTCCACTGAGTTATGAATATCACCAATTGTCACCTGATGGAACACAGTGATTGTACGTTTCCTCTGTCCACAGCTCTCTCACTGGAGGTCCCTGCCAAACCGCAGTCCTTTGGCCTCTGTCTATGTCAAGTTCTTTGGACAGGAAATTGCCTTTGCCAATGTTGACAAAGCCTTGATTGATCAGGTCATTTCGGTACGACTCAAATGACAATGTCTCAAATTCATAAGATATTGCTTCAATCATAATTTTGTGAGACACTACAGctttaataaattatttttgttcagcTCGCCACTGCACCATCTGCTCAGGCACTTGGTAGAAATGCTGTCCAAGCTCTGCTGTCTGGTGcttccttcaactttgctaagCCTCTGTTGGCTACTGAGGTGCGACGCATAATGCCTACTGCTGCTGGTCTTCCAATGGAACTCAGTCTGtacactgctgctgtggcagCTGCAGCTGTTCAGAGTAAGTTGAAGTTATAAAACATCGACAGTCGCAAGGCACAGGTCCCACCAGTCAGAGGAAAATAGCTTCCCGTAAGCTAATCAAAGGCGGTGTTGACTCGTTTAAAAGTACTTGAAAACTGCATATACTATACTACTACTATAAGAGTTGACTGTTAAAATACCTTGAAGATATATCATAAAGCCCAATATTATCATCTATACCACTCTGTAAAGCAGATGCTGATTTATTGcttttttcaaagaaaaaaggaaacactgcGGTTTGTTTTCATTAGAGCACTAATGATATCTAATACATAATATCATCTAATATTGGAACCAAGAGCATTAAGAGTGTGTTGCTAAGAGGTGACAcatggatttatttgttttcttagtCAAGGCTATCACAACACCATCTCTGCCTGAAAACTTCCATCTTGCTCACCTTCTGAAGACAGAGATGCAGCTTGAGACCGAGATCAGACCAAGGTAGGTTTAACACCTGAcaccaaaacataaaatgagcAGGAAATATATCACATTttataatgaaacacaaacatgtcttCTCTTTCTAGCATTGCAGTGAACACATTTGCTGTGATGGGGGTGAACACTGCTATACTCCAGGCATCTTTGCTATCAAGAGCCAAGCTCAACTCCATTTTGCCCGCTAAAATTACTGCAACAGTTGACATCAAGGAGGGCAACTTTAAGCTTGAAATTCTGCCCGTCTCTGCTCCTGAACACATTGCAGCCGTGCAGTAAGCCTAACATTTTTAACTTATTGCCTACAATAAATAAGCTAATGTCACAGCTAAAATGCATCATAAAGTCCATATTATTGAATTTTGTTATTTCAACAGAGTTGAGACTTTTGCTGTGGCGAGAAATATTGAGGATCTTGCAGCTGCAAGAATTGTTCCTGTTGTCCCAGCCGAAGTCATGCAGCCCATCTCAAGTCAATCTAAGCTTagttcctctgcagcagccagtcgggtgtgatttaaaaaaagtatttcaatataattaAACAGTATCTACATTTACAATATAATtaattgatcttttttttttcacagtcaAGATCCTCAGAGATAATTTTCGAGGATGTGGCAGCTCCCAAGTCCTCTGTGAAATCCAAAGCAGCTCAATATGCAAAGAAGTACTGTGCTAAAGCTGTTAACATTGGCCTGAAAGGCTGTGTAAAGGTTGCCACTCAAAACGCTGCTTTCATCAGGGACGTTGTCCTGTACAAACTGGCAGGACAGAATTCTATTGCTCTTTCTTTGACACCACGTAAGTATTGACACTAGACACTTTTGCAGAAGCAGCATGCATGTAGCAAGTATTTATTCTAGTATTTAATGGTACGTTCAGTTGAAGGTCAAGAGATTGTGAAATTGGAGATGGAGATTCAAGTTGGACCAAAGGCTGCAGAGAAGCTCATTAAGCAGATCAATCTGAGTGAAGAGGAACTTGTTGAGGAAAGACCAATCTTGATGAGGCTCAAGAAAATCCTTGCTCCTGGTCAGAAGAAcaggacctcctcctcctcctcctcctcctcctcctcctcctcctcctcctcctcctccttgtcctcatcctcctcctcctcctcatcctcctcctcctccagccttcTTTCAAAGTCttcttcctccagctcctcatctCGTTCCAGCAAGTCTCTGAGCAGGTCCTCAAAGTCCAGCTCTGCATCAAGCCTTGCCTCTCTCTTCAGTGCTAGCTCAAGTTCCTCTAGTTCTAGTGCTCACCTCTCAAAGgtaagatcaaatggcaagatTATTGTTATGAGGTTGCATGGAAGAAAATTAAcgcatacatacagtatatcactGTAAGCATGAcatctgaaaacaaatatttctgcTTAGCAGCAAGTGATGAATCGCCAAAGGTTCCAGAAGAACCACAAGAAACAGGTACGTTTAGATGCTTCAAACACTTGACAATGTAAATTACAGTTTGATTATGTAAACTGTTGCAGCTTGTTCATGATGCCCATTAacagaaatacatttacttttgtAGAGTCAACTCTCTCAAGCCACCTCTGCAGCACTTTCCAGCAGGAGCAGTGCTTCAAGCTTTGAGGCTATCTACAAAAAGGTGAATCTTGGTCATTTTTGCATAAATAAATCCTTTGTATGATCTTTTGACAAAAAGATTTGTTGAGGTACTTATTGCTTAACCCACATTGCTTAATCACACAGAATGAATTCCTCGGAAAAGAGGCTGCCCCTGTCTTTGCTATCATCCTCCGTGCTGTCAAAGCTGACAAAAAGATACTGGGATACCAACTGGCTGTCTACCTGGACAAACCTACCTCCAGAATTCAGCTCATTGTGGCTGCCTTGGCTGCTGATGACAACTGGAAGTTATGTGCCGATGGAGTTCTGTTAAGCAAATTCAAAGTCAATGTAAGGAATTGTATTGCTTGTCTTTTATAGAGAAAATCCTACGACATAAAATATACCCTTAAACCTGCCTTATAGCCACTTATACCGTCTCTCAATAGGCAAAAATAGCCTGGGGAGCTGAATGCAAGCAGTACGACACAATGATCACAGCTGAGACTGGTCTTATTGGACCAAGACCAGCAGCTCGCCTCAGAATGGCCTGGAACAACCTACCTTCTGCCCTTAAACAATATGcaaagaagtaaaaaaactgtctttactttctttattACACTGACATGGAATACAGAGTATGTAAAATGATATTTGGACATTTCTTTATAAAGGGCGTACAGCTACATTCCTGCTTCCACACTGGCTGGCCTCATTcaaggaaaggaagaaaagagcaGCAACCAGCTCTCCGCTACTCTGGTCGCAACATCTGACAGGGAACTTGACCTCATTTGGAAAACACCAATGGTATGAATCATCAGGTTGAGAAAATAGACATAGATTCCTCCATTTATGATGATACATGATGCCATTACCAAAGGTCCAGCTCCAGCTTGGTGCATAGCACACGCTATTCACGATTTCTAATAACAACTTATTCTATCCACAGCGTGTTTATAAGCTGTCTTTGCGTCTTCCCATTGCTCTGCCACTTGATGCCGTCAAAGGCCTCACCCCCTTCAATGACGTTGCTGACAGAGTCCACTACTTTTTAGCCAAGGCTGCTGCAGGTAATGGCTCTATTGATATCCAATGTGTTGGCAGTTGTTTTTGACTGTGTGCTAAAGATTaaatctatttcattttttcacaGCTGAATGTAGCTTTGCCAGAGACACGCTGACCACATTCAACAACAGGAGATACAAGAATGAGTTTCCTTTGTCTTGCTCCCAAGTTCTGGCACAGGAttgcacagaggagctgaaatTTATGGTTCTGCTGAAGAAGGATAACATTGAACAAAACCATATAAATGTGAAGATTGCTGATATGTGAGTTTTGAAGCTCTTGCTGAATGAGTTTACACAATTCGATTAAGCTCATCAGCACCAGGTATTTATCTCTGTATTTCACAGTAAACTGGGGTTTTAACTATTTTTATCTGTGGTGGCATTCCTGTACTGATGCACAGGTAGCTATGCATTTTACGTCAACCAACAATGATCATTTTTAGCTCAGGGCAAATAGTTTTACCCCCCAAAAGTCCTTCCAGGGGTTGGAACTTTAGGAAAATACAGAACCCTTTGGAGAGGGGGTCGCTTGCATTGGACATGTCTTAGAAAATAGGTTTCTTTACTTTGAGTCTTCATCATTAAGCTGTATCCAGCACTCATTGCAGGAACAGTTGGGCTTCTCTTTGTAATATTATAAGGTTttgattcacattttcatttatgcCCTTGCAGTGATATTGACCTGTACCCGAAGAACACTGAAGTGATTTTAAAGGTCAATGGAATGGAAATACCCATCAACAATCTGCCATACCAGCATCCCACAGGTTTCTATATACATTGATTATCCAATCAAAGTTGCTGACTTCTAATATTGCAAACCAAATGATGGTAGAATTAAGCTAAAGTTgtccatgtttcactttcaAAACAACTTCATACTAATTCCATATTTCTGTTAGGTCTGAAAGCTTTGATACATAATATGTATATAACACAATTAAATCCCCTGAAGtaaatgatgataaaaaatgtttttgtcttacAGCTAAAATCCAGATTAGACCAAAGGATGAAGGAATATCTGTGTTTGCTCCCAGCCTGGGTCTTCATGAAGTGTACTTTGACAGAAACTCATGGAAGGTAAATGCAACAGTAAATATGGACATTACATTTAAGCATGTAGGTGTACATTATATAGTATATATCAGTGAGTGACTGTAATATGTGATCTGATTTGCCCATGCAGGTTAAAGTTGTGGACTGGATGAAGGGACAGACCTGTGGACTCTGTGGAAAGGCTGATGGGGAAGTCCAACAGGAGTATCGCACACCAAATGGACGCTTGACCAAGGATGCTGTCAGCTACGCTCATTCCTGGGTTCTGCCAGCCGAGAGTTGCAGAGACACCACGGGTGAGATACACAGTTCACCAAAGAATGATCTCTAGAGCAACATTACTTAAATCAAGTCTGTTACCCAAGTGAGGATACGTGAAATCCATCAGAAGCTAACTCGTGCTTTCTCTTACAGAGTGTCATATGAAGCGTGAATCTGTGCAGCTTGACAAACAGGTCAACATCCACGAGCAGGAATCAAAATGCTTCTCTGTTGAGCCTGTGCTGCGCTGTCTGCCCGGCTGCTTCCCTGTGAAGACCACAGCCGTTACCGTTGGCTTCCACTGCCAACCTGCCAGTGAGTGCCCCAGGTTTATGTGATAGAATGTGACAATGAGGTAAAAAGTCCTTCCGAGTTCCTAACTTGCTCCTCTCCCTTCACTTGTGCAGATTCTGCCGTGAGTCTTCACAACATGTTTGATAACAGCGTGGACCTGAGGGAAACAGCAGAAGCTCACCTGGCCTGCAGCTGTACTGCTCAGTGTGCCTAATAACACTTACTTCTGCTAGTCAatgatgtgtgttttgaataagacctcaaataaactgttgaatctttaaaaaaaaggttttgttgtgttgctacATGTATGTTGGATTTGTAAAACTGTTTGCAGCATTTATGTCTTTCCATCTTCTTGATACAGCTAAAAAGCTCATTAAAAACTGGTGAAAGGAACTCACAT
Proteins encoded in this region:
- the LOC109625754 gene encoding vitellogenin-1 translates to MRTVVLALTLALVAGHPQNFAPHFAAGKTFVYKYEALLLSGLPEQGLARAGLKVSSKVLISAAEQNIYMLKLVEPELFEYSGIWPKDPLVPAAKLTSALSAQLLTPIKFEYINGVVGKMMAPEGISTLVLNIQRGILNVLQLNIKKTQNVYELQEAGAQGVCKTLYAITEDDKAERILLTKSRDLDNCQEKIMKDIGLAYTEKCAKCQQNLKGAAAYNYILKPLADGILIQEATVNELIQFSPFNEMNGAAQMETKQSLVFLEIQNAPIVPIDAEYLRRGSLKYEFSNELLQTPLQLIKVNNAQAQIVDILNHLVTHNVERVHEDAPLKFLELVQVLRAAKFEDLEMLWNQFRNRPAYRQWLLDAIPVIGTPAALKFIKEKYLTNELTVAEAAQALVASVHMVTASTESIKLIEGLAVNNKILEQPVLREIVLLGYGTMISKYCAEKTVCPAELIKPLQELLAEAVARGETQDIILLLKVLGNAGHPNSLKPITKILPIHGTAAASLPMRVHADAIMALRNIAKKEPRMVQELALQLYMDKALHPELRMLACIVLFETRPPVGLVTTLASIVKAEENLQVASFTYSYMKSMTKSNSAIHESVSKACNVAVKILNPVLGRLSLRFSKAIYADIYSSPLMLGAAASAFYINDAATILPRSVVAKTSAFLAGAAADVVEIGVRTEGLQEALLKNPAVVDSADRITKMKRIIKALSHWRSLPNRSPLASVYVKFFGQEIAFANVDKALIDQVISLATAPSAQALGRNAVQALLSGASFNFAKPLLATEVRRIMPTAAGLPMELSLYTAAVAAAAVQIKAITTPSLPENFHLAHLLKTEMQLETEIRPSIAVNTFAVMGVNTAILQASLLSRAKLNSILPAKITATVDIKEGNFKLEILPVSAPEHIAAVQVETFAVARNIEDLAAARIVPVVPAEVMQPISSQSKLSSSAAASRSRSSEIIFEDVAAPKSSVKSKAAQYAKKYCAKAVNIGLKGCVKVATQNAAFIRDVVLYKLAGQNSIALSLTPLEGQEIVKLEMEIQVGPKAAEKLIKQINLSEEELVEERPILMRLKKILAPGQKNRTSSSSSSSSSSSSSSSSSLSSSSSSSSSSSSSSLLSKSSSSSSSSRSSKSLSRSSKSSSASSLASLFSASSSSSSSSAHLSKQVMNRQRFQKNHKKQSQLSQATSAALSSRSSASSFEAIYKKNEFLGKEAAPVFAIILRAVKADKKILGYQLAVYLDKPTSRIQLIVAALAADDNWKLCADGVLLSKFKVNAKIAWGAECKQYDTMITAETGLIGPRPAARLRMAWNNLPSALKQYAKKAYSYIPASTLAGLIQGKEEKSSNQLSATLVATSDRELDLIWKTPMRVYKLSLRLPIALPLDAVKGLTPFNDVADRVHYFLAKAAAAECSFARDTLTTFNNRRYKNEFPLSCSQVLAQDCTEELKFMVLLKKDNIEQNHINVKIADIDIDLYPKNTEVILKVNGMEIPINNLPYQHPTAKIQIRPKDEGISVFAPSLGLHEVYFDRNSWKVKVVDWMKGQTCGLCGKADGEVQQEYRTPNGRLTKDAVSYAHSWVLPAESCRDTTECHMKRESVQLDKQVNIHEQESKCFSVEPVLRCLPGCFPVKTTAVTVGFHCQPANSAVSLHNMFDNSVDLRETAEAHLACSCTAQCA